The Neomonachus schauinslandi chromosome 11, ASM220157v2, whole genome shotgun sequence genome contains a region encoding:
- the TBC1D10C gene encoding carabin isoform X1 produces the protein MAQALGEDLVQTLELQDDSSSLGSDSELSGPGPYRQADRYGFIGGSSAEPGPGHPPADLIRQREMKWVEMTSHWEKTMSRRYKKVKTQCRKGIPSALRSRCWPLLCGAHVCQNKSPCTYEQLAKAPGDPQWMETISRDLHRQFPLHEMFVSPQGHGQQGLLQVLKAYTLHRPEQGYCQAQGPVAAVLLMHLPPEVSPPLCSFPLPRGSFCAPTQEAFWCLVQICEVYLPGYYGPHMEAVQLDAEVFMALLRRLLPRVHKHLQQVGVGPLLYMPEWFLCLFARSLPFPTVLRVWDTFFSEGVKVLFRVGLTLVRLALGTTEQRLACPGLLETLGALRAIPPTQLQEEVFMSQVHSVALSEQDLQREIKVQLARLPESTSGPPPRPQARLPGAQAIFEAQQLAGVQGGTRPEVPQIVVQPPEEPRPPRRKPQTRGKTFHGLLTRSRGPPLEGPPRSHRGSASFLDTRF, from the exons AtggcccaggccctgggggaggaCCTGGTGCAAACGTTAGAGCTGCAGGACGACTCCAGCTCTCTGGGGTCCGACTCAGAGCTGAGTGGGCCCGGCCCATATCGCCAGGCTGACCGCTATGGCTTCATTGGGGGCAGCTCAGCAGAGCCAGG GCCAGGTCACCCTCCTGCAGACCTTATCCGCCAGCGGGAGATGAAGTGGGTAGAGATGACCTCGCACTGGGAGAAAACCATGTCTCGGCGGTACAAGAAG GTAAAGACGCAGTGTCGGAAAGGCATCCCCTCGGCCCTGAGGTCCCGGTGCTGGCCCCTGTTGTGCGGGGCCCACGTGTGTCAGAACAAGAGCCCTTGTACCTATGAG CAACTGGCCAAGGCCCCTGGAGACCCACAGTGGATGGAGACCATCAGCAGGGACCTGCACCGCCAGTTCCCTCTACACGAGATGTTTGTGTCACCTCAGGGTCACGG GCAGCAGGGGCTCCTGCAGGTACTCAAGGCCTACACGCTGCATCGGCCCGAGCAGGGCTACTGTCAGGCCCAAGGCCCTGTGGCAGCCGTGCTACTCATGCATCTGCCCCCGGAGGTGA GCCCTCCCCTGTGCTCCTTTCCCCTACCCCGCGGTTCCTTCTGTGCCCCCACCCAGGAGGCCTTCTGGTGCCTGGTACAGATCTGCGAGGTCTACCTCCCCGGCTACTACGGGCCCCACATG GAGGCCGTGCAGCTGGACGCCGAGGTATTCATGGCCCTGCTTCGACGGCTGCTCCCGCGCGTGCACAAGCACCTGCAGCAGGTGGGCGTCGGGCCTCTGCTCTACATGCCCGAGTGGTTCCTGTGCCTCTTTGCCcgctccctgcccttccccaccgtGCTGCGCGTCTGGGACACCTTCTTCAGCGAGG GTGTGAAGGTGCTGTTCCGCGTGGGGCTGACGCTGGTGCGCCTGGCGCTAGGCACCACTGAGCAGCGCCTGGCCTGCCCCGGGCTCCTGGAGACCCTTGGTGCCCTACGAgccatcccccccacccagctgCAGGAGGAGGTCTTCATGTCCCAG GTGCACAGCGTGGCGCTGTCTGAGCAGGACCTGCAGCGGGAGATCAAGGTCCAGCTGGCCCGGCTGCCTGAGTCGACGTCCGGGCCGCCCCCCAGGCCTCAGGCCCGCCTGCCTGGGGCCCAAGCCATCTTTGAGGCCCAGCAGCTggcaggggtgcagggaggcACCAGGCCCGAGGTGCCCCAGATAGTGGTGCAGCCCCCAGAGGAGCCCAGGCCGCCGCGACGCAAGCCCCAGACCCGAGGCAAGACTTTCCACGGGCTCCTGACTCGGTCCAGGGGCCCCCCTCTCGAGGGCCCCCCCAGGTCTCATCGAGGCTCCGCCTCCTTCCTGGATACCCGGTTCTGA
- the RPS6KB2 gene encoding ribosomal protein S6 kinase beta-2 isoform X4: protein MAAVFDLDLETEEGSEGEPELSPSDVCPLAESRAAGLEPVGHCEEVELTETSVNLGPERIGPHCFELLRVLGKGGYGKVFQVRKVQGTNLGKIYAMKVLRKAKIVRNAKDTAHTRAERNILESVKHPFIVELAYAFQTGGKLYLILECLSGGELFTHLEREGIFLEDTACFYLAEITLALGHLHSQGIIYRDLKPENIMLNSQGHIKLTDFGLCKESIHEGAVTHTFCGTIEYIHPSLQRTGRKPWTRSSKGS, encoded by the exons ATGGCGGCCGTGTTTGACCTGGACCTGGAGACGGAGGAAGGCAGCGAGGGCGAGCCAGAGTTGAGCCCCTCG GACGTGTGTCCCCTTGCCGAGTCGAGGGCGGCTGGCCTGGA GCCTGTGGGACACTGTGAGGAGGTGGAGCTGACTGAGACCAGTGTGAACCTAGGCCCTGAGCGCATCGGGCCCCACTGCTTTGAGCTGCTGCGTGTGCTGGGCAAGGGGGGCTATGGCAAG GTGTTCCAAGTGCGAAAGGTGCAGGGCACCAACTTGGGCAAAATATATGCCATGAAAGTCCTGAGGAAG GCCAAAATTGTGCGCAACGCCAAGGACACAGCACACACGCGGGCTGAACGGAACATTCTAGAGTCAGTGAAGCACCCCTTCATTGTGGAACTGGCCTATGCCTTCCAGACTGGTGGCAAACTCTACCTCATCCTCGAGTGTCTCAGTG GCGGTGAGCTCTTCACGCATCTGGAGCGAGAGGGCATCTTCCTGGAAGACACGGCCTG TTTCTACCTGGCAGAGATCACACTGGCCCTGGGCCATCTCCACTCCCAAGGCATCATCTACCGGGACCTCAAACCTGAGAACATCATGCTCAACAGCCAGG GCCACATCAAACTGACAGACTTTGGACTCTGCAAGGAGTCGATCCATGAGGGCGCCGTCACCCATACTTTCTGTGGCACCATTGAGTACAT CCACCCTTCACTGCAGAGAACCGGAAGAAAACCATGGACAAGATCATCAAAGGGAAGCTGA
- the RPS6KB2 gene encoding ribosomal protein S6 kinase beta-2 isoform X1, with protein sequence MAAVFDLDLETEEGSEGEPELSPSDVCPLAESRAAGLEPVGHCEEVELTETSVNLGPERIGPHCFELLRVLGKGGYGKVFQVRKVQGTNLGKIYAMKVLRKAKIVRNAKDTAHTRAERNILESVKHPFIVELAYAFQTGGKLYLILECLSGGELFTHLEREGIFLEDTACFYLAEITLALGHLHSQGIIYRDLKPENIMLNSQGHIKLTDFGLCKESIHEGAVTHTFCGTIEYMAPEILVRSGHNRAVDWWSLGALMYDMLTGSPPFTAENRKKTMDKIIKGKLTLPPYLTPDARDLVKKFLKRNPGQRIGGGPGDAADVQRHPFFRHINWDDLLARRIDPPFRPSLQSEEDVSQFDSHFTRQTPVDSPDDTALSESANQAFLXXXYVAPSVLDSIKEGFSFQPKLRSPRRLHSSPRTPVSPLKFSPFEGFRPGSGPLEPSEPPLPPLLPLPPPPPPSSTAPLPIRPPSGTKKSKRGRGRPGR encoded by the exons ATGGCGGCCGTGTTTGACCTGGACCTGGAGACGGAGGAAGGCAGCGAGGGCGAGCCAGAGTTGAGCCCCTCG GACGTGTGTCCCCTTGCCGAGTCGAGGGCGGCTGGCCTGGA GCCTGTGGGACACTGTGAGGAGGTGGAGCTGACTGAGACCAGTGTGAACCTAGGCCCTGAGCGCATCGGGCCCCACTGCTTTGAGCTGCTGCGTGTGCTGGGCAAGGGGGGCTATGGCAAG GTGTTCCAAGTGCGAAAGGTGCAGGGCACCAACTTGGGCAAAATATATGCCATGAAAGTCCTGAGGAAG GCCAAAATTGTGCGCAACGCCAAGGACACAGCACACACGCGGGCTGAACGGAACATTCTAGAGTCAGTGAAGCACCCCTTCATTGTGGAACTGGCCTATGCCTTCCAGACTGGTGGCAAACTCTACCTCATCCTCGAGTGTCTCAGTG GCGGTGAGCTCTTCACGCATCTGGAGCGAGAGGGCATCTTCCTGGAAGACACGGCCTG TTTCTACCTGGCAGAGATCACACTGGCCCTGGGCCATCTCCACTCCCAAGGCATCATCTACCGGGACCTCAAACCTGAGAACATCATGCTCAACAGCCAGG GCCACATCAAACTGACAGACTTTGGACTCTGCAAGGAGTCGATCCATGAGGGCGCCGTCACCCATACTTTCTGTGGCACCATTGAGTACAT GGCCCCTGAGATTCTGGTACGCAGTGGCCACAACCGGGCGGTGGACTGGTGGAGCCTGGGGGCCCTGATGTATGACATGCTCACTGGATCG CCACCCTTCACTGCAGAGAACCGGAAGAAAACCATGGACAAGATCATCAAAGGGAAGCTGACGCTGCCCCCCTACCTCACCCCGGATGCCCGGGACCTTGTCAAAAAG TTTCTGAAGCGGAATCCCGGCCAGCGGATCGGGGGTGGCCCTGGGGATGCTGCTGATGTGCAG AGGCACCCCTTCTTCCGGCACATTAATTGGGACGACCTCCTGGCTCGCCGCATCGACCCCCCTTTCAGGCCTTCTCTG CAGTCAGAGGAGGACGTGAGCCAGTTTGACTCCCACTTCACGCGGCAGACGCCAGTGGACAGTCCTGATGATACGGCCCTCAGCGAGAGCGCCAACCAGGCCTTCCT NNNNNNNNCATATGTGGCACCCTCCGTCCTGGACAGCATCAAGGAGGGCTTCTCCTTCCAGCCCAAGCTGCGCTCCCCCAGGCGCCTCCACAGCAGCCCCCGGACCCCGGTCAG CCCCCTGAAGTTCTCGCCCTTTGAGGGATTCCGGCCCGGCTCTGGCCCACTGGAGCCCTCGGAGCCCCCTCTACCTCCTCTCCTGCCgctgccgccaccaccaccaccctcgagcactgcccccctccccatccgACCCCCCTCAGGGACCAAGAAGTCTAAGAGGGGCCGTGGGCGCCCAGGGCGCTAG
- the LOC110576040 gene encoding protein tyrosine phosphatase receptor type C-associated protein, whose product MDLPCALGLGTLLGLPGVLGSGSGAKDSGSSSTVAVAVLLLVLLLLVAGLALAWCRLSRDSGGYYHPARLGAALWGHTRRLLWASPPGRWLRARAEPEWRDGALERQQDEQDAEEDYQVAGDPAETQSQQEEQCGGQGPGPQQLPEPAEDTHDSNSEGGLGLSCQGPAGSGGSAEALLSDLHAFAGSAAWDDSAEAAGGRGLHVTAL is encoded by the exons ATG GACCTGCCCTGTGCCCTAGGGCTCGGGACACTGCTGGGCCTGCCAGGGGTCCTGGGCTCGGGCAGCGGCGCCAAGGACAGCGGGAGCTCCAGCACTGTGGCCGTGGCCgtgctgctgctggtgctgctgctgctggtcgcCGGCCTGGCGCTGGCCTGGTGCCGCCTCAGCCGGGACTCGGGGGGCTACTATCACCCGGCCCGCCTGGGCGCTGCGCTGTGGGGCCACACCCGCCGCCTCCTCTGGGCCAGCCCCCCGGGCCGCTGGCTCCGGGCCCGGGCCGAGCCGGAGTGGCGCGACGGGGCCCTGGAGCGGCAGCAGGACGAGCAGGACGCGGAGGAGGACTACCAGGTGGCGGGCGACCCGGCGGAGACACAGTCCCAGCAAGAGGAGCAGTGCGGCGGACAGGGGCCCGGCCCCCAGCAGCTCCCGGAGCCTGCTGAGGACACGCATGACAGTAACAGCGAAGGGGGCCTGGGCCTCAGCTGCCAGGGGCCGGCGGGCTCGGGGGGCAGCGCCGAGGCCCTGCTGAGCGACCTGCACGCCTTTGCCGGCAGCGCGGCCTGGGACGACAGCGCCGAAGCCGCTGGGGGCCGGGGCCTCCACGTCACCGCACTGTAA
- the TBC1D10C gene encoding carabin isoform X2, with protein sequence MAQALGEDLVQTLELQDDSSSLGSDSELSGPGPYRQADRYGFIGGSSAEPGPGHPPADLIRQREMKWVEMTSHWEKTMSRRYKKVKTQCRKGIPSALRSRCWPLLCGAHVCQNKSPCTYEQLAKAPGDPQWMETISRDLHRQFPLHEMFVSPQGHGQQGLLQVLKAYTLHRPEQGYCQAQGPVAAVLLMHLPPEEAFWCLVQICEVYLPGYYGPHMEAVQLDAEVFMALLRRLLPRVHKHLQQVGVGPLLYMPEWFLCLFARSLPFPTVLRVWDTFFSEGVKVLFRVGLTLVRLALGTTEQRLACPGLLETLGALRAIPPTQLQEEVFMSQVHSVALSEQDLQREIKVQLARLPESTSGPPPRPQARLPGAQAIFEAQQLAGVQGGTRPEVPQIVVQPPEEPRPPRRKPQTRGKTFHGLLTRSRGPPLEGPPRSHRGSASFLDTRF encoded by the exons AtggcccaggccctgggggaggaCCTGGTGCAAACGTTAGAGCTGCAGGACGACTCCAGCTCTCTGGGGTCCGACTCAGAGCTGAGTGGGCCCGGCCCATATCGCCAGGCTGACCGCTATGGCTTCATTGGGGGCAGCTCAGCAGAGCCAGG GCCAGGTCACCCTCCTGCAGACCTTATCCGCCAGCGGGAGATGAAGTGGGTAGAGATGACCTCGCACTGGGAGAAAACCATGTCTCGGCGGTACAAGAAG GTAAAGACGCAGTGTCGGAAAGGCATCCCCTCGGCCCTGAGGTCCCGGTGCTGGCCCCTGTTGTGCGGGGCCCACGTGTGTCAGAACAAGAGCCCTTGTACCTATGAG CAACTGGCCAAGGCCCCTGGAGACCCACAGTGGATGGAGACCATCAGCAGGGACCTGCACCGCCAGTTCCCTCTACACGAGATGTTTGTGTCACCTCAGGGTCACGG GCAGCAGGGGCTCCTGCAGGTACTCAAGGCCTACACGCTGCATCGGCCCGAGCAGGGCTACTGTCAGGCCCAAGGCCCTGTGGCAGCCGTGCTACTCATGCATCTGCCCCCGGAG GAGGCCTTCTGGTGCCTGGTACAGATCTGCGAGGTCTACCTCCCCGGCTACTACGGGCCCCACATG GAGGCCGTGCAGCTGGACGCCGAGGTATTCATGGCCCTGCTTCGACGGCTGCTCCCGCGCGTGCACAAGCACCTGCAGCAGGTGGGCGTCGGGCCTCTGCTCTACATGCCCGAGTGGTTCCTGTGCCTCTTTGCCcgctccctgcccttccccaccgtGCTGCGCGTCTGGGACACCTTCTTCAGCGAGG GTGTGAAGGTGCTGTTCCGCGTGGGGCTGACGCTGGTGCGCCTGGCGCTAGGCACCACTGAGCAGCGCCTGGCCTGCCCCGGGCTCCTGGAGACCCTTGGTGCCCTACGAgccatcccccccacccagctgCAGGAGGAGGTCTTCATGTCCCAG GTGCACAGCGTGGCGCTGTCTGAGCAGGACCTGCAGCGGGAGATCAAGGTCCAGCTGGCCCGGCTGCCTGAGTCGACGTCCGGGCCGCCCCCCAGGCCTCAGGCCCGCCTGCCTGGGGCCCAAGCCATCTTTGAGGCCCAGCAGCTggcaggggtgcagggaggcACCAGGCCCGAGGTGCCCCAGATAGTGGTGCAGCCCCCAGAGGAGCCCAGGCCGCCGCGACGCAAGCCCCAGACCCGAGGCAAGACTTTCCACGGGCTCCTGACTCGGTCCAGGGGCCCCCCTCTCGAGGGCCCCCCCAGGTCTCATCGAGGCTCCGCCTCCTTCCTGGATACCCGGTTCTGA
- the RPS6KB2 gene encoding ribosomal protein S6 kinase beta-2 isoform X2, translated as MAAVFDLDLETEEGSEGEPELSPSDVCPLAESRAAGLEPVGHCEEVELTETSVNLGPERIGPHCFELLRVLGKGGYGKVFQVRKVQGTNLGKIYAMKVLRKAKIVRNAKDTAHTRAERNILESVKHPFIVELAYAFQTGGKLYLILECLSGGELFTHLEREGIFLEDTACFYLAEITLALGHLHSQGIIYRDLKPENIMLNSQGHIKLTDFGLCKESIHEGAVTHTFCGTIEYMAPEILVRSGHNRAVDWWSLGALMYDMLTGSPPFTAENRKKTMDKIIKGKLTLPPYLTPDARDLVKKFLKRNPGQRIGGGPGDAADVQRHPFFRHINWDDLLARRIDPPFRPSLQSEEDVSQFDSHFTRQTPVDSPDDTALSESANQAFLPPEVLAL; from the exons ATGGCGGCCGTGTTTGACCTGGACCTGGAGACGGAGGAAGGCAGCGAGGGCGAGCCAGAGTTGAGCCCCTCG GACGTGTGTCCCCTTGCCGAGTCGAGGGCGGCTGGCCTGGA GCCTGTGGGACACTGTGAGGAGGTGGAGCTGACTGAGACCAGTGTGAACCTAGGCCCTGAGCGCATCGGGCCCCACTGCTTTGAGCTGCTGCGTGTGCTGGGCAAGGGGGGCTATGGCAAG GTGTTCCAAGTGCGAAAGGTGCAGGGCACCAACTTGGGCAAAATATATGCCATGAAAGTCCTGAGGAAG GCCAAAATTGTGCGCAACGCCAAGGACACAGCACACACGCGGGCTGAACGGAACATTCTAGAGTCAGTGAAGCACCCCTTCATTGTGGAACTGGCCTATGCCTTCCAGACTGGTGGCAAACTCTACCTCATCCTCGAGTGTCTCAGTG GCGGTGAGCTCTTCACGCATCTGGAGCGAGAGGGCATCTTCCTGGAAGACACGGCCTG TTTCTACCTGGCAGAGATCACACTGGCCCTGGGCCATCTCCACTCCCAAGGCATCATCTACCGGGACCTCAAACCTGAGAACATCATGCTCAACAGCCAGG GCCACATCAAACTGACAGACTTTGGACTCTGCAAGGAGTCGATCCATGAGGGCGCCGTCACCCATACTTTCTGTGGCACCATTGAGTACAT GGCCCCTGAGATTCTGGTACGCAGTGGCCACAACCGGGCGGTGGACTGGTGGAGCCTGGGGGCCCTGATGTATGACATGCTCACTGGATCG CCACCCTTCACTGCAGAGAACCGGAAGAAAACCATGGACAAGATCATCAAAGGGAAGCTGACGCTGCCCCCCTACCTCACCCCGGATGCCCGGGACCTTGTCAAAAAG TTTCTGAAGCGGAATCCCGGCCAGCGGATCGGGGGTGGCCCTGGGGATGCTGCTGATGTGCAG AGGCACCCCTTCTTCCGGCACATTAATTGGGACGACCTCCTGGCTCGCCGCATCGACCCCCCTTTCAGGCCTTCTCTG CAGTCAGAGGAGGACGTGAGCCAGTTTGACTCCCACTTCACGCGGCAGACGCCAGTGGACAGTCCTGATGATACGGCCCTCAGCGAGAGCGCCAACCAGGCCTTCCTG CCCCCTGAAGTTCTCGCCCTTTGA
- the RPS6KB2 gene encoding ribosomal protein S6 kinase beta-2 isoform X3 encodes MAAVFDLDLETEEGSEGEPELSPSDVCPLAESRAAGLEPVGHCEEVELTETSVNLGPERIGPHCFELLRVLGKGGYGKVFQVRKVQGTNLGKIYAMKVLRKAKIVRNAKDTAHTRAERNILESVKHPFIVELAYAFQTGGKLYLILECLSGGELFTHLEREGIFLEDTACFYLAEITLALGHLHSQGIIYRDLKPENIMLNSQGHIKLTDFGLCKESIHEGAVTHTFCGTIEYMAPEILVRSGHNRAVDWWSLGALMYDMLTGSPPFTAENRKKTMDKIIKGKLTLPPYLTPDARDLVKKFLKRNPGQRIGGGPGDAADVQRHPFFRHINWDDLLARRIDPPFRPSLSEEDVSQFDSHFTRQTPVDSPDDTALSESANQAFLPPEVLAL; translated from the exons ATGGCGGCCGTGTTTGACCTGGACCTGGAGACGGAGGAAGGCAGCGAGGGCGAGCCAGAGTTGAGCCCCTCG GACGTGTGTCCCCTTGCCGAGTCGAGGGCGGCTGGCCTGGA GCCTGTGGGACACTGTGAGGAGGTGGAGCTGACTGAGACCAGTGTGAACCTAGGCCCTGAGCGCATCGGGCCCCACTGCTTTGAGCTGCTGCGTGTGCTGGGCAAGGGGGGCTATGGCAAG GTGTTCCAAGTGCGAAAGGTGCAGGGCACCAACTTGGGCAAAATATATGCCATGAAAGTCCTGAGGAAG GCCAAAATTGTGCGCAACGCCAAGGACACAGCACACACGCGGGCTGAACGGAACATTCTAGAGTCAGTGAAGCACCCCTTCATTGTGGAACTGGCCTATGCCTTCCAGACTGGTGGCAAACTCTACCTCATCCTCGAGTGTCTCAGTG GCGGTGAGCTCTTCACGCATCTGGAGCGAGAGGGCATCTTCCTGGAAGACACGGCCTG TTTCTACCTGGCAGAGATCACACTGGCCCTGGGCCATCTCCACTCCCAAGGCATCATCTACCGGGACCTCAAACCTGAGAACATCATGCTCAACAGCCAGG GCCACATCAAACTGACAGACTTTGGACTCTGCAAGGAGTCGATCCATGAGGGCGCCGTCACCCATACTTTCTGTGGCACCATTGAGTACAT GGCCCCTGAGATTCTGGTACGCAGTGGCCACAACCGGGCGGTGGACTGGTGGAGCCTGGGGGCCCTGATGTATGACATGCTCACTGGATCG CCACCCTTCACTGCAGAGAACCGGAAGAAAACCATGGACAAGATCATCAAAGGGAAGCTGACGCTGCCCCCCTACCTCACCCCGGATGCCCGGGACCTTGTCAAAAAG TTTCTGAAGCGGAATCCCGGCCAGCGGATCGGGGGTGGCCCTGGGGATGCTGCTGATGTGCAG AGGCACCCCTTCTTCCGGCACATTAATTGGGACGACCTCCTGGCTCGCCGCATCGACCCCCCTTTCAGGCCTTCTCTG TCAGAGGAGGACGTGAGCCAGTTTGACTCCCACTTCACGCGGCAGACGCCAGTGGACAGTCCTGATGATACGGCCCTCAGCGAGAGCGCCAACCAGGCCTTCCTG CCCCCTGAAGTTCTCGCCCTTTGA
- the CARNS1 gene encoding carnosine synthase 1, translating into MLLCLSPTWLTKVPALGQPGEAVLLVSKAVSFHPGGLTFLDDFVPPRRATYFLAGLGLGPGRGREAAELARDLTCPTGASAELARLLEDRLLTRRLLAQHGGVAVPATLAFTYKPPALLRGGEAGPGLRLVELSGKEDQQTLVKEEVGAFLHSGALADALQVAVKLSGWRWRGRQALRVYPRVELSTVVDTVLALLEKLEEEESVLVEAVCPPARLPFPGSPPPGPELAVRICAVVCRTQGDRPLLSKVVCSVGREDRPLRHQSSLPQTLEAALARCGLGETGHVAVVRRRVKAAAEAALAAVLALEAGLSAEQRGGRRARTDFLGVDFALTVEGRVLTPVALELNSGLCLEACGALEGLWAAQRPRSAAEDAAAAPLVETMLRRSAHCLVEGKQLLLIGAGGVSKKFVWEAARDYGLKLHLVESDPNHFASQLVQTFIHFDVTEHRRDEENARLLAELVRARGLQLDGCFSYWDDCLVLTALLCQELGLPCSPPAAMRLAKQKSCTQLHLLRCHGPPWPAPSLHAVPCCPLESEADVEKAVHQVPLPGVMKLEFGAGAVGVRLVEDAPQCHEHFSQIARDLQGEADHPGIGLGWGNAMLLMEFIEGTEHDVDLVLFGGRLLAAFVSDNGPTRLPGFTETAACMPTGLAPEQEAQLVQAAFRCCLGCGLLDGVFNVELKLTGAGPKLIEINPRMGGFYLRDWILELYGVDLLLAAAMVACGLRPALPTHPRARGHLVGVMCLVSQHLQVLSSTASRETLQALHDQGLLRLNWLEEVLVPGEYEEPYCSVACAGSSPAEARLRLLGLCQGLGIDGPHYPVAHFLSHFK; encoded by the exons ATGCTCCTCTGCCTGTCCCCTACTTGGCTGACGAAGGTGCCGGCACTTGGGCAGCCTGGCGAGGCGGTCCTGCTGGTGTCCAAGGCTGTGAGCTTCCACCCAGGGGGCCTGACATTCCTGGATGACTTTGTCCCCCCACGCCGAGCCACCTACTTCCTGGCGGGCCTGGGGCTGGGACCTGGCCGGGGTCGAGAGGCAGCTGAACTTGCCCGTGACCTGACCTGTCCCACCGGAGCCTCGGCTGAGCTGGCCCGGCTGCTGGAAGACAGGCTGCTGACAAGGCGACTGCTGGCTCAGCACGGAGGTGTGGCTGTACCAGCTACCCTGGCTTTCACCTATAAGCCCCCAGCACTGCTGCGGGGCGGGGAGGCCGGCCCGGGCCTACGGCTGGTGGAGCTGAGTGGCAAAGAGGACCAGCAGACACTGGTGAAGGAGGAAGTAGGGGCCTTTCTGCACTCCGGGGCCCTGGCTGATGCCCTGCAG GTGGCCGTGAAGCTCAGTGGCTGGCGCTGGCGGGGGCGGCAGGCACTGCGTGTGTACCCTCGAGTGGAGCTGAGCACAGTGGTGGACACGGTGCTGGCGTTGCTGGAGaaactggaggaggaggagagtgtCCTGGTGGAGGCTGTGTGCCCACCTGCCCGGCTACCCTTCCCAG GCAGTCCCCCACCTGGCCCTGAGCTGGCTGTGCGCATCTGTGCTGTGGTATGTCGGACACAGGGTGACaggcccctgctgagcaag GTGGTGTGCAGCGTGGGCCGTGAGGACCGGCCTCTGCGGCACCAGAGCTCCTTGCCACAGACGCTGGAGGCGGCACTGGCCCGGTGCGGCCTGGGTGAGACGGGACACGTGGCGGTCGTGCGACGGCGCGTCAAGGCGGCGGCCGAGGCCGCGCTGGCCGCCGTGCTGGCCCTGGAGGCCGGCCTGAGCGCTGAGCAGCGCGGGGGGCGCCGGGCCCGCACGGACTTCCTCG GCGTGGACTTCGCGCTGACGGTGGAAGGCCGCGTGCTGACCCCCGTGGCCCTGGAGCTGAACAGCGGACTGTGTCTGGAGGCGTGCGGCGCGCTCGAGGGGCTTTGGGCCGCGCAGCGCCCGCGGTCGGCGGCCGAGGACGCGGCGGCCGCGCCGCTCGTGGAGACCATGCTGCGGCGGTCCGCGCACTGCCTCGTGGAGGGCAAGCAGCTGCTGCTGATCGGCGCCGGCGGCGTCAGCAAGAAGTTCGTGTGGGAGGCGGCGCGCGACTACGGGCTCAAG CTGCACCTGGTGGAGTCAGACCCCAACCACTTTGCATCCCAACTGGTGCAGACTTTCATCCACTTTGATGTGACGGAGCACCGGCGGGATGAAGAGAATGCACGGCTGCTGGCGGAACTGGTGCGGGCCCGTGGCCTGCAGCTGGATGGCTGCTTCTCCTACTGGGACGACTGCCTAGTGCTCACCGCCTTGctctgccaggagctggggctgccCTGCAGCCCCCCAGCTGCCATGCGCTTGGCCAAGCAGAAGAGCTGCACCCAGCTGCACCTGTTGCGCTGCCATGGCCCACCCTGGCCTGCGCCCTCCCTCCACGCCGTGCCCTGCTGCCCGCTGGAGAGTGAGGCCGATGTGGAGAAGGCCGtccaccaggtgcccctgccagGTGTCATGAAACTGGAGTTCGGGGCAGGCGCAGTGGGTGTGCGGCTGGTGGAGGACGCGCCACAGTGCCACGAACACTTTTCCCAGATCGCCCGCGACCTGCAGGGGGAGGCCGACCACCCCGGCattgggctgggctggggcaaCGCCATGCTGCTGATGGAGTTCATTGAGGGCACCGAGCACGATGTGGACCTGGTGTTGTTTGGTGGGCGACTGCTGGCCGCCTTCGTGTCCGACAACGGCCCCACGAGGCTGCCCGGCTTCACGGAGACGGCAGCCTGCATGCCCACCGGGCTGGCACCCGAGCAGGAGGCCCAGCTGGTGCAGGCAGCCTTCCGCTGTTGCCTGGGCTGTGGGCTGCTGGATGGGGTGTTCAACGTGGAGCTCAAGCTGACTGGGGCTGGGCCGAAGCTCATCGAGATCAACCCTCGCATGGGCGGCTTCTACCTGAGAGACTGGATCCTGGAGCTCTATGGTGTGGACCTGCTGCTAGCAGCAGCTATGGTGGCCTGCGGCCTGCGGCCTGCCTTGCCCACCCACCCACGTGCCCGTGGCCACCTGGTGGGGGTCATGTGCCTGGTGTCCCAGCACTTGCAGGTGCTGAGTTCCACCGCCAGCCGTGAGACCCTGCAGGCTCTTCATGACCAGGGCCTGCTGCGCCTCAATTGGCTGGAGGAGGTCTTGGTGCCGGGCGAATACGAGGAGCCCTACTGCAGCGTGGCCTGTGCTGGGTCCAGCCCGGCTGAGGCTCGCCTCCGCCTGCTGGGCCTCTGCCAGGGTCTGGGCATCGATGGGCCCCACTACCCTGTTGCCCACTTCCTGTCCCACTTCAAATAG